Proteins from one Nomia melanderi isolate GNS246 chromosome 3, iyNomMela1, whole genome shotgun sequence genomic window:
- the LOC143174310 gene encoding uncharacterized protein LOC143174310, translating into MNGYPRSAYHTRYRGRYFCDVCGKEYTWKPSLMRHKREECGLHRKLVCESCGKSYKWRESLQQHRRLECGIEPQFGCLFCGWRFKHKHHLKQHLMRRHQCDLSSLSQ; encoded by the exons ATGAAtg GATACCCGAGATCAGCGTATCACACGCGTTATCGCGGAAGGTATTTCTGTGACGTCTGCGGGAAAGAGTACACGTGGAAGCCATCACTGATGCGGCACAAGCGCGAGGAGTGCG GCCTCCATAGGAAGTTGGTCTGCGAGAGCTGCGGGAAATCGTACAAGTGGAGGGAGTCGTTGCAGCAGCACCGCCGATTGGAATGTGGAATCGAACCGCAGTTCGGCTGCCTGTTTTGCGGGTGGCGGTTCAAGCACAAGCACCACTTGAAGCAGCACTTGATGAGACGGCACCAGTGCGATCTGTCGAGTCTTTCCCAATGA
- the LOC143174312 gene encoding zinc finger E-box-binding homeobox 1 → MLLSQDIHQPRDNSDALWNQLCYTETPYKTNRSQRAKDQKDNEAKYACNRCGKTYKATTSLSRHKRLECGVVPCEVCPICDRRFKHRFVLNSHIVGCQKKLRHIMQKCRDSPVHGDERE, encoded by the coding sequence ATGCTGCTCTCGCAAGACATTCACCAGCCGCGCGACAACAGCGACGCGCTGTGGAACCAGTTGTGTTACACGGAGACACCGTACAAGACCAACAGAAGCCAACGCGCGAAGGATCAGAAGGACAACGAGGCGAAATACGCGTGTAACAGGTGCGGCAAAACGTATAAAGCGACCACCTCGTTGAGCCGGCACAAGCGGCTCGAGTGCGGCGTCGTCCCTTGTGAGGTGTGCCCCATTTGCGACCGGAGGTTCAAGCACAGGTTCGTTTTGAACTCGCACATCGTTGGCTGCCAGAAGAAGCTGCGGCACATCATGCAGAAGTGCCGGGACTCGCCCGTACACGGCGACGAACGAGAGTAA
- the LOC116432243 gene encoding uncharacterized protein LOC116432243, whose translation MHFKTVLFVLKVVRDLRATFHSDKMAELAKTKWQITSKLFNSLNGLLPKNAWSTINNCNAPMDDALLKDASFNDPFYYPGAENDPYKKQLFGCTLCGRTYTWMYSLRRHLLQCGNKEARNKCQFCSRKFYRRDRLKEHLLAHHSDMI comes from the exons ATGCACTTCAAAACTGTACTGTTCGTGCTGAAAGTCGTACGCGACCTTCGCGCAACATTTCatagcgacaaaatggcggaacTAGCGAAGACAAAGTGGCAGATAACCTCAAAACTCTTCAATTCACTGAACG GTCTACTGCCGAAGAACGCGTGGAGCACGATCAACAATTGCAACGCGCCAATGGACGACGCATTGCTGAAGGATGCCAGCTTCAATGATCCTTTTTATTATCCCGGCGCAGAAAACGACCCGTACAAGAAGCAGCTATTCGGCTGCACCCTCTGCGGCAGGACATACACCTGGATGTACAGTTTACGACGACATTTGCTACAGTGCGGCAACAAGGAGGCGAGAAACAAGTGCCAGTTCTGCTCGAGGAAGTTCTACAGACGCGACAGGCTCAAAGAGCACTTGCTGGCTCATCATTCGGACATGATCTAA
- the LOC143174311 gene encoding uncharacterized protein LOC143174311, which translates to MISRRTKRRLPVFTYRPSYLCNTCGKTYKWKESLNLHKRMECGIEPRFPCKICGRRFKHKHHLRKHQKSIHNYMDQWQSMDESTKEFDRQQQPFADAAML; encoded by the exons ATGATATCGCGGAGAACGAAGAGAA GGTTGCCGGTGTTCACGTACCGGCCGAGCTATTTGTGCAACACCTGCGGCAAAACATACAAATGGAAGGAATCCTTGAACCTGCACAAGAGGATGGAATGCGGAATTGAGCCGCGATTCCCGTGCAAGATCTGCGGCAGACGGTTCAAACACAAACATCATCTCAGAAAACACCAGAAGTCCATTCACAATTACATGGACCAATGGCAGTCAATGGACGAGTCGACGAAGGAATTCGACAGGCAGCAACAACCCTTCGCAGACGCGGCCATGTTGTGA
- the LOC116432033 gene encoding longitudinals lacking protein, isoforms F/I/K/T-like, whose amino-acid sequence MMNNMGHLEFVDTKDFQLPPVVYRPRVTRIRSQAMQKYMCGECGKGYKWMANLRRHQRLECGKLPKHRCRICRREFYRRYELTNHYNTKHDASGECENPPPKDPLATWAN is encoded by the coding sequence ATGATGAACAACATGGGACACCTGGAGTTTGTCGACACGAAGGACTTCCAGCTACCGCCGGTGGTGTACAGGCCTCGGGTCACCAGGATCCGTTCCCAGGCGATGCAAAAGTACATGTGCGGCGAGTGCGGCAAGGGCTACAAGTGGATGGCAAATTTGCGCAGACACCAGAGGCTCGAGTGCGGCAAACTTCCTAAACACCGGTGCCGCATATGCCGCAGAGAGTTCTATCGAAGATACGAGCTGACCAATCACTACAACACGAAGCACGACGCGAGCGGCGAGTGCGAGAACCCGCCGCCGAAAGATCCGCTAGCCACCTGGGCGAATTAA